A single Streptomyces mirabilis DNA region contains:
- a CDS encoding class II aldolase/adducin family protein, whose protein sequence is MAEQRRDAREVRDVGESTPGAREREVAAAWDELVATARRTVADGLVVGTSGNVSVRVGDTVLVTPTGVPYDRLRPEDAVGVDLEGRQVLGSLVPTSELPMHLAIHRATDARAVVHTHAAHATAVSALVPELPLIHYMAGALGGPVRVAPYATYGTPELAENMLQALTGRTACLLQNHGTIAYGASLSQAFDRTAQLEWMSRVWLLASSVPGLSPTLLSPEQVDEAGERLGRYGQGGGAGPR, encoded by the coding sequence ATGGCTGAGCAGCGGCGGGACGCACGGGAAGTGCGGGACGTGGGGGAGAGCACGCCGGGCGCGCGCGAGCGGGAGGTGGCGGCCGCGTGGGACGAGCTCGTCGCGACGGCCCGCCGAACGGTGGCCGACGGTCTGGTCGTCGGTACGTCGGGCAACGTCTCCGTCCGGGTCGGCGACACGGTCCTGGTCACACCGACGGGAGTGCCCTACGACCGGCTGAGGCCCGAAGACGCCGTCGGTGTGGACCTCGAGGGCCGGCAGGTCCTCGGTTCGCTCGTTCCGACGAGCGAACTGCCGATGCACCTCGCCATCCACCGCGCCACCGACGCGCGGGCCGTCGTCCACACCCACGCCGCGCACGCGACGGCCGTCTCGGCCCTCGTCCCCGAGCTCCCCCTGATCCACTACATGGCGGGCGCCCTCGGCGGACCGGTCCGAGTTGCCCCCTATGCGACCTACGGCACCCCGGAGTTGGCCGAGAACATGCTCCAGGCCCTCACCGGCCGCACGGCCTGCCTCCTCCAGAACCACGGCACCATCGCCTACGGAGCCTCGCTGTCCCAGGCGTTCGACCGCACCGCCCAACTGGAATGGATGTCCCGCGTCTGGCTCCTGGCGTCGTCCGTGCCCGGCCTGTCCCCGACACTGCTCTCGCCGGAACAGGTGGACGAGGCGGGGGAGCGGCTGGGGCGCTACGGGCAGGGCGGCGGGGCCGGTCCCCGCTGA
- the cobN gene encoding cobaltochelatase subunit CobN has protein sequence MSTVLLLSTADTDLLAARASGAPYRIGNPTRVDVEGELPSLVEGADIAVVRLLGGKRAWEEGLRKLKASGIPTVLLGGESVPDAELMAESSVPAGVVAEALRYLVEGGPDNLTELARFLSDTVLLTGEGFEEPRKMPEYGVHGERTFVEGRPTVGVLFYRAHQLSGNTAFVDTLCDAIEARGANALAVYCGSLRGADAGLYEILGKADTLVATVLAAGGTHASEASAGGDEEAWDIGALADLNVPVLQGLCLTSSRSAWAASDAALSPMDAAMQVAIPEFDGRLITVPFSFKEQGPDEVPVYVADPERAARVAGIAVRHARLKHKPNADKKLALVFTAYPTKHSRVGNAVGLDTPASAVRVLDALRDAGYVVEGHPDNGDELIHRLINAGGHDVEWLTEEQLAAAPARVPLADYRAWFDKLDPELRDGMLETWGEPPGSLYVDGDDIVLASLQFGNVVVMIQPPRGFGENPIAIYHDPDMPPSHHYMAAYRWLENSFGADAVVHMGKHGTMEWLPGKGLGLSGGCAPDAVLGELPLIYPFIVNDPGEGTQAKRRGHATVVDHLVPPMARADTYGDLAKLEQLLDEYALVSDLDPTKAPAVRAQIWTLVKAAELHHDLHVDEQPDDGDFDEFVMHIDGYLCEIKDVQIRDGLHILGGGPEAEPRVNLVLAVLRASQVWGGTANALPGLRACLAEYFGLVEKELLAEPGAPVKVPVELTDLVEGPARTGADAIDLLEQLCRRIAEGMEERGWVTSESTALVREVLGVELPDAVAVLEFACREVVPRLARTTDEITHILRALDGGYVPAGPSGSPTRGLVNVLPTGRNFYSVDPKAIPSRLSWEVGQSLADSLVQRYLQDTGEYPKSVGLTVWGTSAMRTQGDDIAEILALLGCRPVWDDASRRVTGFDVVTLEELGRPRIDVTVRISGFFRDAFPHVVGLIDDAVRAVAELDEPGDRNYVRAHADEDTAEHGDRRRATSRIFGSKPGAYGAGLLPLIDARNWRSDADLAEVYAVWGGYAYGRGLDGRAARGDMEIAFRRIAVAAKNVDTREHDLVDADDYFQYHGGMVAMVRHLTGASPEAYVGDSAVPDQVKTRTLGEETHRVFRARVVNPRWMAAMRRHGYKGAFEMAATVDYLFGYDATAGVVDDWMYEKLSAEYVFDAENRDFMKKSNPWALRGITERLLEAADRGLWAEPDADTLERLRATYLELEGDLEGDDQ, from the coding sequence ATGAGCACAGTGTTGTTGTTGTCGACCGCCGACACCGATCTGCTGGCGGCGCGTGCCTCCGGCGCCCCGTACCGGATCGGCAACCCGACCCGGGTGGATGTCGAGGGCGAACTGCCGTCCCTCGTCGAGGGCGCGGACATCGCCGTCGTACGGCTCCTGGGCGGCAAGCGTGCCTGGGAGGAGGGCCTGCGGAAGCTGAAGGCCTCGGGCATCCCCACCGTGCTGCTCGGCGGGGAGTCCGTCCCCGACGCCGAACTGATGGCGGAGTCGTCGGTGCCCGCCGGTGTCGTCGCCGAGGCGCTGCGCTACCTGGTCGAGGGCGGCCCGGACAACCTCACCGAACTGGCCCGGTTCCTCTCCGACACCGTGCTGCTGACGGGCGAGGGCTTCGAGGAGCCGCGGAAGATGCCGGAGTACGGCGTCCACGGTGAGCGCACGTTCGTCGAGGGCCGCCCGACCGTCGGCGTGCTCTTCTACCGGGCCCACCAGCTGTCCGGCAACACCGCGTTCGTGGACACGCTGTGCGACGCGATCGAGGCGCGCGGCGCCAACGCGCTGGCCGTGTACTGCGGTTCGCTGCGCGGCGCGGACGCGGGCCTGTACGAGATCCTCGGCAAGGCGGACACACTGGTCGCCACCGTGCTCGCGGCGGGCGGCACGCACGCCTCGGAGGCGTCCGCGGGCGGCGACGAGGAGGCCTGGGACATCGGCGCGCTCGCCGACCTGAACGTCCCCGTGCTGCAAGGGCTCTGCCTGACCTCGTCCAGGAGTGCCTGGGCCGCGTCGGACGCCGCCCTCTCCCCCATGGACGCGGCGATGCAGGTCGCGATCCCCGAGTTCGACGGCCGTCTGATCACCGTCCCCTTCTCCTTCAAGGAGCAGGGTCCCGACGAGGTGCCGGTCTACGTCGCCGACCCCGAGCGGGCCGCGCGCGTCGCCGGAATCGCCGTACGGCACGCCCGGCTGAAGCACAAGCCGAACGCGGACAAGAAGCTCGCGCTCGTCTTCACCGCCTACCCGACCAAGCACTCCCGGGTCGGCAACGCGGTGGGCCTCGACACGCCCGCCTCGGCCGTACGGGTGCTCGACGCGCTGCGGGACGCCGGGTACGTCGTCGAAGGGCACCCCGACAACGGCGACGAGTTGATCCACCGGCTCATCAACGCCGGTGGCCACGACGTCGAATGGCTCACCGAGGAGCAACTCGCCGCCGCCCCCGCGCGTGTGCCGCTCGCCGACTACCGGGCGTGGTTCGACAAGCTCGACCCCGAGCTGCGCGACGGCATGCTGGAGACGTGGGGCGAGCCGCCGGGCAGCCTGTACGTGGACGGCGACGACATCGTCCTGGCATCCCTCCAGTTCGGGAACGTCGTCGTGATGATCCAGCCGCCGCGCGGCTTCGGCGAGAACCCGATCGCGATCTACCACGACCCGGACATGCCTCCGTCGCACCACTACATGGCCGCGTACCGCTGGCTCGAAAACAGCTTCGGCGCCGACGCCGTCGTGCACATGGGCAAGCACGGCACGATGGAGTGGCTGCCGGGCAAGGGCCTCGGGCTCAGCGGCGGCTGCGCGCCGGACGCCGTCCTCGGCGAACTCCCGCTCATCTATCCCTTCATCGTCAACGACCCCGGCGAGGGCACCCAGGCCAAGCGGCGCGGCCACGCCACGGTCGTCGACCACCTCGTACCGCCGATGGCCCGCGCGGACACCTACGGCGACCTCGCGAAGCTGGAGCAGCTCCTCGACGAGTACGCGCTGGTGTCCGACCTGGACCCGACGAAGGCCCCGGCGGTCCGCGCGCAGATCTGGACGCTGGTCAAGGCGGCGGAGCTGCACCACGACCTGCATGTCGACGAGCAGCCGGACGACGGCGACTTCGACGAGTTCGTGATGCACATCGACGGCTATCTGTGCGAGATCAAGGACGTGCAGATCCGCGACGGCCTGCACATCCTCGGCGGCGGTCCGGAGGCCGAACCGCGCGTCAACCTCGTGCTGGCCGTGCTGCGCGCCTCCCAGGTGTGGGGCGGCACCGCGAACGCGCTGCCGGGTCTGCGGGCCTGCCTCGCCGAGTACTTCGGGCTGGTCGAGAAGGAGCTGCTCGCCGAGCCGGGCGCGCCGGTGAAGGTGCCGGTGGAACTGACGGACCTCGTCGAGGGCCCGGCGCGGACCGGAGCCGACGCGATCGACCTGCTGGAGCAGCTGTGCCGCCGGATCGCGGAGGGCATGGAGGAGCGCGGCTGGGTGACGTCCGAGAGCACCGCTCTCGTGCGGGAGGTGCTGGGCGTCGAACTCCCCGACGCCGTCGCGGTGCTGGAGTTCGCCTGCCGTGAGGTCGTGCCGCGCCTGGCCCGGACGACGGACGAGATCACCCACATCCTGCGCGCCCTGGACGGCGGTTACGTCCCCGCGGGCCCGTCGGGCTCACCGACCCGTGGGCTGGTGAACGTCCTGCCGACCGGCCGCAACTTCTACTCGGTCGACCCCAAGGCGATCCCGTCCAGGCTGAGCTGGGAGGTCGGGCAGTCGCTCGCCGACTCCCTGGTGCAGCGGTATCTGCAGGACACGGGCGAGTACCCGAAGTCCGTCGGTCTGACGGTCTGGGGCACGTCCGCGATGCGCACCCAGGGCGACGACATCGCCGAGATCCTCGCGCTGCTCGGCTGCCGCCCGGTCTGGGACGACGCCTCGCGCCGCGTGACCGGTTTCGACGTGGTGACCCTGGAGGAGCTGGGCCGGCCGCGCATCGACGTCACGGTCCGCATCTCCGGCTTCTTCCGGGACGCGTTCCCGCACGTCGTGGGCCTGATCGACGACGCGGTGCGCGCGGTGGCCGAGCTCGACGAGCCCGGCGACCGCAACTACGTCCGCGCGCACGCCGACGAGGACACCGCCGAGCACGGCGACCGGCGCCGCGCCACCTCCCGTATCTTCGGCTCCAAGCCGGGCGCGTACGGCGCCGGTCTCCTCCCCCTGATCGACGCCCGCAACTGGCGCTCCGACGCCGACCTCGCCGAGGTGTACGCGGTGTGGGGCGGCTACGCCTACGGGCGCGGGCTCGACGGGCGCGCGGCGCGCGGGGACATGGAGATCGCGTTCCGGCGGATCGCCGTCGCGGCGAAGAACGTCGACACCCGCGAGCACGACCTCGTCGACGCCGACGACTACTTCCAGTACCACGGCGGCATGGTCGCGATGGTCCGGCACCTGACGGGCGCGAGCCCGGAGGCGTACGTCGGCGACTCGGCCGTACCGGACCAGGTGAAGACCCGCACGCTGGGCGAGGAGACCCACCGCGTCTTCCGCGCCCGGGTCGTCAACCCGCGCTGGATGGCCGCCATGCGACGGCACGGTTACAAGGGCGCCTTCGAGATGGCGGCGACCGTCGACTACCTCTTCGGGTACGACGCCACGGCCGGGGTCGTGGACGACTGGATGTACGAGAAGCTCAGCGCGGAGTACGTCTTCGACGCGGAGAACCGGGACTTCATGAAGAAGTCCAACCCGTGGGCGCTGCGCGGCATCACGGAACGTCTCCTCGAAGCCGCCGACCGGGGGCTGTGGGCCGAACCGGACGCGGACACGCTGGAGCGGCTGCGCGCCACCTATCTGGAGCTCGAAGGCGACTTGGAGGGCGACGACCAGTGA
- a CDS encoding alpha/beta hydrolase family protein, producing MRTVKATAAAVSVALAAGAASVAAGRFASDAALKAPPGRPLPTEPRLTVHSTAAGRITLTRDLASLRPGRYGLTGDGSHAVVGPVLDSPPHTADTVVRRLERVTHGTLETGDKAWLTPNLYIGNPGSALGLDHADVDVPGELGPLPAWFVPGTRTTWVITVHGLGTTREHPMNVMEFLHRNRLPVLDLAYRGDLGAPRSPDGLSHLGETEWRDLDAAVRYAVRYGADQVVLYGWSIGATMALRTAAHSALRERISGLILDSPVLDWGATLRALASARHTPSVLLPLAVRAAQGRTGLHGDRIREAADPGQLKVPTLIVHGPDDTIAPWGPSRRLAERRPDLVTLHTVPNASHGAMWNAAPNYEEALRRFLTPLM from the coding sequence GTGCGTACTGTCAAAGCGACGGCCGCGGCCGTCTCCGTAGCCCTGGCCGCGGGCGCAGCCTCCGTGGCGGCGGGCCGCTTCGCCAGCGACGCCGCACTGAAGGCGCCGCCCGGCAGGCCACTGCCCACCGAGCCCCGGCTCACCGTGCACTCCACGGCCGCGGGCCGGATCACGCTCACCCGCGACCTGGCCTCCCTGCGCCCGGGAAGGTACGGCCTCACGGGCGACGGCTCCCACGCGGTCGTCGGTCCCGTCCTGGACTCCCCACCCCACACCGCCGACACGGTCGTACGCCGCCTCGAACGCGTCACCCACGGCACCCTGGAGACCGGTGACAAGGCGTGGCTCACCCCCAACCTGTACATCGGCAACCCCGGCAGCGCCCTCGGTCTCGACCACGCCGACGTGGACGTCCCCGGCGAGCTCGGCCCGCTGCCCGCCTGGTTCGTGCCCGGCACCCGCACCACCTGGGTGATCACGGTGCACGGGCTCGGCACCACCCGCGAGCACCCCATGAACGTGATGGAGTTCCTGCACCGCAACCGGCTCCCCGTGCTCGACCTCGCCTACCGCGGCGACCTCGGCGCACCCCGCTCCCCGGACGGCCTCAGCCACCTCGGCGAGACCGAGTGGCGCGACCTGGACGCCGCCGTGCGCTACGCCGTGCGCTACGGCGCCGACCAGGTCGTCCTGTACGGCTGGTCCATCGGCGCCACCATGGCCCTGCGCACCGCCGCGCACTCCGCCCTGCGCGAGCGGATCTCCGGGCTGATCCTGGACTCGCCCGTCCTCGACTGGGGAGCCACGCTGCGCGCCCTCGCCTCGGCCCGCCACACGCCCAGCGTCCTGCTGCCCCTCGCGGTCCGTGCCGCGCAGGGCCGCACCGGTCTGCACGGCGACCGGATCCGGGAGGCCGCCGACCCCGGCCAGCTCAAGGTCCCGACCCTGATCGTGCACGGCCCGGACGACACCATCGCCCCCTGGGGCCCCTCACGCCGCCTCGCCGAGCGCCGTCCGGACCTGGTCACCCTGCACACGGTCCCGAACGCCTCCCACGGCGCCATGTGGAACGCCGCCCCGAACTACGAAGAGGCCCTACGCCGCTTCCTGACCCCCCTGATGTAG
- a CDS encoding cobyric acid synthase gives MSGGLLVAGTTSDAGKSVVTAGICRWLVRQGVKVAPFKAQNMSLNSFVTREGAEIGRAQAMQAQAARVEPTALMNPVLLKPGSDRSSQVVLMGRPVGEMTARGYHGGRQEALLTTVLDCLAELRGTYDAVICEGAGSPAEINLRRTDIVNMGIARNARLPVLVVGDIDRGGVFASFFGTVALLSREDQEFVAGFLVNKFRGDVSLLEPGLDMLHGLTGRRTYGVLPFRHGLGIDEEDGLRVSLRGAVRESRVTSPVGEDVLRVAVCAIPLMSNFTDVDALAAEPGVVVRFVDRTEELADADLVVVPGTRGTVKALEWLRERGLADAILRRAAEGRPVLGICGGFQVLGEHIEDEVESRAGHVDGLGLLPVRVRFAREKTLTRPVGEALGEHVEGYEIHHGVADVTGGEPFLDGCRVGAVWGTHWHGSLESDGFRRAFLREVAAAAGRRFVPAADTSFAALREEQLDRLGDLIEEHADTDALWRLIESGAPQGLPFIPPGAPA, from the coding sequence ATGAGCGGCGGGCTGCTCGTCGCCGGAACCACCTCCGACGCGGGCAAGAGCGTCGTGACCGCCGGGATCTGCCGGTGGCTGGTGCGGCAGGGCGTCAAGGTCGCGCCCTTCAAGGCACAGAACATGTCCCTGAACTCGTTCGTGACGCGCGAGGGCGCCGAGATCGGGCGCGCCCAGGCCATGCAGGCGCAGGCCGCCCGGGTGGAGCCGACCGCGCTCATGAACCCCGTGCTGCTCAAGCCGGGCAGCGACCGGAGCAGTCAGGTCGTCCTCATGGGCAGACCCGTGGGCGAGATGACCGCCCGTGGCTACCACGGCGGGCGGCAGGAAGCCCTCCTCACCACCGTGCTGGACTGCCTCGCCGAGTTGCGGGGCACGTATGACGCGGTGATCTGTGAGGGAGCCGGCAGTCCTGCCGAGATCAATCTGCGGCGGACCGACATCGTGAACATGGGGATCGCGCGCAATGCGCGGTTGCCCGTGCTCGTCGTCGGCGACATCGACCGCGGGGGTGTGTTCGCCTCGTTCTTCGGGACGGTCGCGCTGCTGTCGCGCGAGGACCAGGAGTTCGTCGCCGGGTTCCTCGTCAACAAGTTCAGGGGGGACGTCTCCCTGCTCGAGCCGGGGCTCGACATGCTCCACGGCCTCACCGGGCGGCGTACGTACGGCGTCCTGCCCTTCCGGCACGGCCTCGGCATCGACGAGGAGGACGGGCTGCGGGTGTCGCTGCGGGGAGCGGTCCGGGAGTCCCGAGTGACCTCCCCCGTGGGCGAGGACGTGCTGCGCGTCGCCGTCTGCGCGATCCCGCTGATGTCCAACTTCACGGACGTGGACGCGCTGGCCGCCGAGCCGGGTGTCGTCGTGCGGTTCGTGGACCGGACCGAGGAGCTGGCCGACGCCGACCTCGTCGTCGTCCCCGGGACCCGGGGGACGGTGAAGGCGCTGGAGTGGCTGCGCGAGCGCGGACTCGCGGACGCCATCCTGCGCAGAGCCGCCGAGGGGCGGCCCGTACTGGGCATCTGCGGCGGTTTCCAGGTCCTCGGCGAGCACATCGAGGACGAGGTCGAATCGCGCGCCGGTCACGTCGACGGACTCGGACTCCTGCCCGTCCGGGTGCGGTTCGCACGCGAGAAGACCCTGACCCGGCCCGTCGGGGAGGCCCTCGGCGAGCACGTCGAGGGCTACGAGATCCATCACGGCGTCGCCGATGTGACGGGCGGTGAACCGTTCTTGGACGGCTGCCGGGTCGGTGCCGTCTGGGGCACGCACTGGCACGGCTCGCTGGAGTCGGACGGCTTCCGGCGCGCCTTCCTGCGCGAGGTGGCGGCCGCCGCGGGCCGTCGTTTCGTGCCGGCCGCCGACACGTCGTTCGCGGCGCTGCGCGAGGAGCAGCTCGACCGGCTCGGCGATCTGATCGAGGAACACGCGGACACGGACGCGCTGTGGCGGCTCATCGAGTCGGGCGCGCCGCAAGGACTGCCTTTCATTCCACCGGGAGCGCCCGCATGA
- a CDS encoding cobalamin biosynthesis protein — protein sequence MRADRVFAYGAAAGLLGDLLLGDPRRGHPVAAFGRSAGAVERVLWRDHRGWGALHTAVCVGGATGLAAVASRAVRPSRAASLALTAAATWAAVGGTTLGREARAIGDALADGEIETARERLPHLCGRDPQALGADGIARAVVESVAENTSDAVVGALVWGAVGGVPGLVGFRAVNTLDAMVGHRSPRYRRYGWASARLDDVAGWPGARLTAVLAALAGDNPRGAVRAWRADAVKHPSPNAGPVEASFAGALGVRLGGTLSYGGRVEHRPELNGAGRAVHVDDIERAVRLSRRVGWLALGLSAGGRLLVQRLLRKGRTS from the coding sequence GTGCGTGCCGATCGCGTCTTCGCGTACGGCGCCGCCGCCGGACTCCTCGGTGACCTGCTGCTCGGCGATCCCCGCCGGGGGCATCCGGTCGCCGCGTTCGGGCGGAGCGCGGGCGCCGTGGAGCGGGTGCTGTGGCGGGACCACCGCGGGTGGGGCGCGCTGCACACCGCCGTGTGTGTGGGCGGTGCCACCGGACTCGCCGCCGTCGCTTCCCGTGCCGTACGCCCCTCACGTGCCGCGTCGCTCGCGCTGACGGCCGCCGCCACCTGGGCCGCCGTCGGAGGCACCACGCTCGGGCGGGAGGCCCGGGCGATCGGTGACGCCCTCGCGGACGGGGAGATCGAGACGGCCCGGGAGCGGCTGCCGCATCTGTGCGGGCGCGATCCCCAGGCCCTCGGCGCCGACGGTATCGCGCGCGCCGTCGTCGAGTCCGTCGCCGAGAACACCTCCGACGCCGTGGTGGGCGCCCTGGTGTGGGGGGCCGTGGGCGGAGTCCCGGGGCTCGTGGGCTTTCGGGCCGTCAACACCCTTGACGCGATGGTCGGTCACAGGTCGCCCCGGTACCGGCGGTACGGGTGGGCCTCGGCTCGGCTCGACGACGTCGCCGGGTGGCCGGGGGCTCGTCTCACCGCCGTGCTCGCAGCCCTCGCGGGTGACAATCCACGAGGAGCCGTACGGGCCTGGCGCGCCGACGCCGTCAAGCATCCGAGCCCCAACGCCGGGCCCGTGGAGGCCTCGTTCGCGGGGGCGCTCGGGGTGCGTCTGGGCGGCACCCTCTCCTACGGCGGCCGCGTCGAGCACCGGCCCGAACTCAACGGCGCCGGGCGCGCCGTGCACGTCGACGACATCGAACGGGCCGTACGGCTGTCACGGCGTGTCGGCTGGCTCGCCCTCGGCTTGAGTGCCGGCGGGCGGCTGCTCGTACAGAGGCTTCTCAGGAAGGGGCGTACGTCATGA
- a CDS encoding VOC family protein gives MAGTDGGRPSIYPTLLYSDANAAIRQLTEAFGFSEVSVYESEDGTVMHAELVQGNGAVMLGSKGRGGVFDGAMKDAGPAGVYVVVDDVDAHHQRAVDHGAEIVMPPTDQDYGSRDYLARDAEGNIWSFGTYAPEIRD, from the coding sequence ATGGCAGGTACGGACGGCGGGCGCCCGAGCATCTACCCGACACTGCTGTACTCGGACGCGAACGCGGCGATCAGGCAGCTCACGGAGGCCTTCGGCTTCTCGGAGGTCTCCGTGTACGAGAGTGAAGACGGCACGGTGATGCACGCCGAGCTGGTCCAGGGCAACGGCGCGGTGATGCTCGGCTCCAAGGGCCGCGGTGGCGTCTTCGACGGCGCGATGAAGGACGCGGGCCCCGCGGGGGTGTACGTGGTCGTGGACGACGTCGACGCACACCACCAGCGCGCCGTGGACCACGGCGCCGAGATCGTCATGCCCCCGACCGACCAGGACTACGGCTCGCGGGACTACCTGGCCCGGGACGCCGAGGGCAACATCTGGAGCTTCGGCACGTACGCCCCGGAGATACGGGACTGA
- a CDS encoding lysozyme, with product MARDHKPLLRRARVLAAAAAVAALTAAGTVLAGAPVAAAAKPKGHDVSSHQKNVDWQSAKAKGARFVYVKATESHTYRNPYFARQYDGAREAGILRGAYHFAVPDKSSGAAQAAYFVRNGGAWRADGWTLPPALDMEYNPYDKKHKCYGLSKDRIVSWIQAFSDELERETGRRPVIYTTTHWWNTCTGGSGAFAANHALWLARYDSADTGALPAGWSTWTFWQYDNSGTLPGDQNLFNGSMTRLKQFATG from the coding sequence ATGGCTCGTGACCACAAACCACTCCTTCGTCGTGCCCGCGTCCTCGCGGCGGCGGCCGCCGTGGCGGCACTCACCGCCGCGGGGACCGTCCTCGCCGGGGCCCCGGTCGCCGCGGCGGCCAAACCCAAGGGCCACGACGTCTCCTCGCACCAGAAGAACGTCGACTGGCAGAGCGCGAAGGCGAAGGGCGCCCGGTTCGTCTATGTGAAGGCGACCGAGTCCCACACGTACCGCAATCCGTACTTCGCCCGGCAGTACGACGGGGCGCGCGAGGCGGGGATCCTCCGCGGCGCCTACCACTTCGCGGTGCCGGACAAGTCGTCCGGCGCCGCTCAGGCCGCGTACTTCGTGCGCAACGGCGGCGCCTGGCGCGCGGACGGCTGGACGCTGCCGCCCGCGCTCGACATGGAGTACAACCCGTACGACAAGAAGCACAAGTGCTACGGCCTGAGCAAGGACAGGATCGTGAGCTGGATCCAGGCGTTCAGCGACGAACTCGAACGGGAGACCGGCCGCCGTCCGGTCATCTACACGACCACCCACTGGTGGAACACCTGCACCGGCGGCAGCGGCGCCTTCGCCGCGAACCACGCCCTGTGGCTCGCCCGCTACGACTCCGCGGACACGGGCGCGTTGCCGGCCGGCTGGTCGACGTGGACGTTCTGGCAGTACGACAACAGCGGCACGCTCCCGGGTGACCAGAATCTCTTCAACGGATCCATGACCCGGCTCAAGCAGTTCGCCACCGGCTAG
- a CDS encoding inorganic phosphate transporter, whose protein sequence is MEHITLLLGIVIVTALVFDFTNGFHDTANAMATTISTGALKPKTAVAMSAVLNLVGAFLSVEVAKTISGGIINEEGIRVQVIFAALVGAILWNLLTWLLGLPSSSSHALFGGLIGAAVMSAGWSSVNGSTVVTKVLIPAVAAPIVAGLAAMLATRLTYRIGNRADEKATAKGYRAGQIASAGLVSLAHGTNDAQKTMGIITLALVTGGVIAPGSNPPLWVIVSAGTAIALGTYLGGWRIIRTMGKGLTDLAPPQGFAAQTSAATAILASSHIGFSLSTTQVCSGAVMGSGIGRKGGVVRWSTATRMFVAWGLTLPAAGLAGASAEFLTKQGTWGIVLTGALLVAGAGTIWKLSRRQPVTVDNVNDVDAEPAGVVTAAIAAVTPPPAGPVTGDLSGDLKTTIPSPDAEPTRPATV, encoded by the coding sequence ATGGAACACATCACGCTCCTCCTCGGAATCGTGATCGTCACCGCTCTCGTGTTCGATTTCACGAACGGTTTCCACGACACTGCCAACGCGATGGCGACCACCATCTCGACCGGCGCTCTGAAGCCCAAGACGGCGGTGGCCATGTCCGCCGTGCTGAACCTCGTCGGCGCGTTCCTCTCCGTGGAGGTCGCCAAGACGATCTCCGGCGGGATCATCAACGAAGAGGGCATACGCGTCCAAGTGATCTTCGCGGCGCTCGTCGGCGCCATCCTCTGGAATCTGCTGACCTGGCTTCTGGGTCTGCCCTCCAGTTCCTCCCACGCACTGTTCGGCGGCCTGATCGGCGCCGCGGTCATGTCGGCCGGCTGGTCGTCGGTGAACGGCTCGACCGTCGTCACCAAGGTGCTGATCCCCGCGGTCGCCGCGCCCATCGTGGCCGGACTCGCCGCGATGCTGGCCACCCGGCTGACGTACCGGATCGGCAACCGCGCCGACGAGAAGGCGACCGCCAAGGGCTACCGCGCCGGCCAGATCGCCTCCGCCGGCCTGGTCTCCCTGGCGCACGGCACGAACGACGCCCAGAAGACGATGGGCATCATCACCCTCGCGCTGGTCACCGGCGGCGTCATCGCCCCGGGCTCGAACCCCCCGCTGTGGGTCATCGTCTCGGCCGGTACGGCCATCGCGCTCGGCACCTACCTGGGCGGCTGGCGCATCATCCGCACCATGGGCAAGGGCCTCACGGACCTCGCGCCGCCGCAGGGCTTCGCCGCCCAGACCAGCGCCGCGACGGCCATCCTGGCCTCCTCGCACATCGGCTTCTCCCTCTCCACCACCCAGGTCTGCTCCGGCGCCGTGATGGGCTCGGGCATCGGCCGCAAGGGCGGCGTGGTCCGCTGGTCGACCGCGACCCGGATGTTCGTCGCCTGGGGCCTGACCCTGCCGGCCGCCGGTCTGGCCGGGGCCTCCGCCGAGTTCCTGACCAAGCAGGGCACGTGGGGCATCGTCCTCACCGGTGCGCTGCTCGTCGCCGGCGCCGGCACCATCTGGAAGCTCTCCCGCCGCCAGCCGGTCACCGTCGACAACGTCAACGACGTCGACGCCGAGCCCGCGGGCGTCGTCACCGCCGCGATCGCCGCCGTCACCCCGCCGCCCGCGGGCCCCGTCACCGGCGACCTGTCCGGCGACCTGAAGACCACCATCCCGTCCCCGGACGCGGAGCCCACCCGCCCGGCCACGGTGTAA